The DNA segment ATCCTACAACGGGAGAGGCTCACCTATATCACAGAGCACACTGGCACGAAGGTAAATTATACTACCGAGGACAGATTGTAATCGATGCTGTAGAAGAGGTTGAAGCATAGAGCGTTCAAACTTAAAACAAGTAACTCTCACATACCAGTGGGAGTTTTTTGTTTTTGAACTTGTAAACGTTAAAAACACCCCATTTTACCCTCCATTTTGATGAATTTTTAGTAATTTTCACTTCCTTTAAAAGGTTCTGAAACCTTTTTTGGTGAATTTAATTCAAATCTATGAACAAAATCACAGCAGCAGTTACCGCTGTCGGTGGCTATGTGCCGGACTACGTGCTTTCCAACGAGATTCTTGAAACCATGGTTGAAACCAATGATGAATGGATAACATCCCGTACTGGAATTAAAGAACGTAGAATTTTAAAAGATAAAGACAAAGGAACTTCTTTTCTTGCTATTAAAGCAGCTGAGGATCTCCTTAAAAAGAATAATACCGACCCTAAAGACATCGATATGGTGATTATGGCAACAGCCACACCCGATATGCCGGTAGCAGCAACAGGCGTTTACGTAGCCACCCAAATAGGTGCCGTAAACGCTTTTTCGTACGATTTAGTAGCTGCTTGTTCAAGCTTTTTATATGGAATGTCAACTGCCGCTCGCTATATTGAGTCGGGACGCTATAAAAAAGTACTGTTGATAGGGGCAGATAAAATGTCTTCTATTATCGATTATGAAGATCGAACAACTTGTATTATTTTTGGAGATGGAGCAGGCGCTATGCTTTTTGAACCCAATGAAGAGGGCTACGGACTTCAGGATGAAATTTTACGCAGTGATGGAATAGGGCGACAAAGTTTGAAAATAGATGCTGGTGGTTCCCTTTTACCAGCTTCTGCAGAAACAGTTGTAAATAAAAAGCACTATGTTTTTCAAGATGGAAAAACGGTTTTTAAATTTGCAGTTTCAAATATGGCAGATGTAAGTGAAAAAATAATGAATCGTAATAACCTAACTGGTGAAGATGTAAATTGGTTAGTGCCGCATCAAGCAAACAAGCGAATAATCGATGCCACTTCAAAACGGATGAATC comes from the Marixanthomonas ophiurae genome and includes:
- the rpmF gene encoding 50S ribosomal protein L32, coding for MAHPKRKISKTRRDKRRTHYKATAPQIATDPTTGEAHLYHRAHWHEGKLYYRGQIVIDAVEEVEA
- a CDS encoding beta-ketoacyl-ACP synthase III; the protein is MNKITAAVTAVGGYVPDYVLSNEILETMVETNDEWITSRTGIKERRILKDKDKGTSFLAIKAAEDLLKKNNTDPKDIDMVIMATATPDMPVAATGVYVATQIGAVNAFSYDLVAACSSFLYGMSTAARYIESGRYKKVLLIGADKMSSIIDYEDRTTCIIFGDGAGAMLFEPNEEGYGLQDEILRSDGIGRQSLKIDAGGSLLPASAETVVNKKHYVFQDGKTVFKFAVSNMADVSEKIMNRNNLTGEDVNWLVPHQANKRIIDATSKRMNLPSEKVMMNIHKYGNTTSATLPLCIYDYEKHLKKGDNLVFASFGGGFTWGAIYLKWAYDAK